CCCTGCGCGCCCGCGAACGCGGCGCCGCGCTCTACCTGGAGGCCGGCATCCCCCTCGGCTGACACCGCCGCACCGACGGCCCCGGCCCGACACCCCGGCCGGGCTGCCATGAGCGTCCCGCCCTGCCGCAGACCGACGGCGGAGCGGCGGAGGCGGCTCGTCCGGGTGCCGAGCGGTGCCGCGACACCGTCGGACACCCGGCAACGGCGGCTCGTCCGAGGCCGGTCGGCGTGGTGCGCCGGTCCGGTTCCGGTCGGGCGACGGGCCGAGGAGACCGAGAGGGCCCGCACCGTGCGGTGCGGGCCCTCCGTCTCGGCGCGTGCTCGGCTGCGCCGCGCAGTTCGTGTGGCTCAGCTCGCCGCGTAGTTCTGCAGGAACAGCGCCTCGGAGACCGACAGGCGCTCCAGCTCGTCCGGGGAGACGCTCTCGTTCACCGCGTGGATCTGCGCCTCCGGCTCGCTCAGGCCGATGAGCAGGATCTCCGTCTCCGGATACAGCGAGGCGAGGGTGTTGCACAGCGGGATCGAGCCGCCCATGCCCGAGGACTGCATCTCCTGGCCCGGATAGGCGACGGCCATGGCCGCGGCCATCGACGCGTACGCCGGGCTGGAGGTGTCGGCCCGGAACGCCTGGCCCTGGCCGATCTGCTCCGTGGTGACGCGCGCGCCCCACGGCGTGTGCGCCTCGATGTGCGCCTGGAGCAGCTTCGTCGCCTCGCCGGCGTCCACGCCCGGCGGCACCCGCAGGCTGACCAGCGCCCTGGCACCCGCCTGCACGGAGGGCGTCGCGCCCACGACCGGCGGGCAGTCGATCCCGAGGACGGTCACGCTCGGACGCGCCCAGAGGCGGTCGGCGACGGTGCCGGAGCCGATCAGCTCCACCCCGTCGAGCACCTTGGCGTCCTCACGGAACGCCTGGTCCTCGTACTGCAGGCCGTCCCACACGGACGCGGCGTCCAGACCGTCGACGGTCGTCGAGCCGTCCCGGTCCCGCAGCGAGTCCAGCAGCCGGATCAGCGCGGCCAGCGCGTCGGGTGCCGCACCGCCGAACTGTCCCGAGTGCAGGTTCCCTTCCAGGGTGTCCACCTGAACCCGTACGAGGGTCATGCCGCGCAGCGTCGCCGTGACCGTCGGGAGACCCGCCCGGAAGTTGCCCGCGTCGCCGATGACGATGGTGTCGGCGGTGAGCAGCTCCGGGTGCTCCTCGGCGTACCGCTCCAGACCGCCGGTGCCCTGCTCCTCGGAACCCTCGACGATCACCTTGACGTGCACCGGCACGCCGCCGTTCGCCTTCAGCGCGCGCAGCGCCAGCAGGTGCATGATGACCCCGCCCTTGCAGTCGGCGCTGCCCCGCCCGTACCAACGGCCGTCACGTTCCACCAGGTCGAACGGCGGGGTCGCCCAGGCCGCTTCGTCCAGCGGCGGCTGCACGTCGTAGTGCGCGTACAGCAGAACCGTTTTGGCGCCGTCGGGGCCCGGCAGGAAGCCGTACACGGACTGGGTGCCGTCCGGGGTGTCCAGCAGCGCCACGTCCTCGAAGCCCTCGGAACGCAGCGCGTCGGCGATCCAGTTCGCCGCTCCCTCGCTCTCGCTCCTCGGATACTGGTCGAAGTCCGCCACCGACTTGAAGGCCACCAGCTCGGTGAGCTCCGCCTTCGCCCGGGGCATGAGCGAGGCGACGGTCTCGGCGACCGGATTCGACGACATGGGCACGCTCCTCGTAGGTGCGACGTTGTACTTCTGTGTACAAGTGATCGGTGATGCGTGCACACGTCCCGGTGTGCGGGACGGGTGCGCTGCCGATCCTCCCACAGTGGCCTGCGGCGATGCCCGCCGTAGGATGCGGGGGACAGGTGCGGCAGACGGCTGGACTGGGAGCAGTAGACCAACGTGAGCAGCGAGAACTCTTCGGCGGACGACGTGCGGCGTGCGGCGGACGACGGGCAGCAGGTGTGGGACGTCGTAGTCGTCGGCGCGGGGCCCGCGGGCGCTTCGGCCGCCTACGCGGCAGCGGTCGCGGGACGCAGCGTCCTGCTCCTGGAGAAAGCCGAACTGCCCCGCTACAAAACATGCGGCGGCGGCATCATCGGTCCTTCCCGGGACGCCCTGCCACCCGGCTTCGAGCTGCCGTTCAAGGACCGGGTGCACGCGGTCACCTTCTCGATGGACGGCAGGTTCGCCCGTACGCGGCGATCCCGGCAGATGCTGTTCGGGCTGATCAACCGGCCCGAGTTCGACCAGCAACTCGTCGAGTACGCCCAGAAGGCGGGCGCCGAACTGCGCACCGGGGCCACGGTGTCCCGCGTCGAGCAGCACGGCTCGGCCGTGCCGGACCGGCGCACCGTCGCCGTGGTCCTGCAGGGCGGCGAGACCGTCCTGGCGCGCGCGGTGGTCGGCGCCGACGGAAGCGCCAGCCGCATAGGGGCACACGTAGGGGTGAAGCTCGATCAGGTCGACCTCGGCCTGGAGGCCGAGATCCCGGTGCCGGAGACGGTCGCCGAGGACTGGAGGGGCCGCGTCCTGATCGACTGGGGCCCCATGCCCGGAAGCTACGGATGGGTCTTCCCGAAGGGGGACACCCTCACCGTCGGCGTCATCTCCGCCCGCGGTGAAGGAGCGGCCACCAAGCGGTACTTGGAGGACTTCATCGCCCGGCTCGGCCTCGCCGGGTTCGAACCGTCCATCTCCTCCGGTCACTTGACGCGCTGCCGCGCCGACGACTCGCCGCTGTCGCGCGGCCGGGTGCTCGTCTGCGGCGACGCGGCGGGACTGCTCGAACCGTGGACCCGTGAGGGCATCTCGTTCGCGCTGCGCTCCGGCCGGCTCGCGGGGGAGTGGGCGGTGCGGATCGCCGAGGCGCACGACGCCGTCGACGCCCGGCGCCAGGCCCTGAACTACGCGTTCGCGATCAAGGCGGGTCTCGGCGTCGAGATGAGCGTCGGCAAGCGTCTGCTCGCCGCCTTCGAGCGCCGTCCCGGCGTGTTCCACGCGGGTCTCACCGGGATCCGCCCGGTGTGGAAGGCCTTCACGGGGATCACCCGCGGCTCCACGACGCTGGGCGAGATCGTGCGGTCGCGCCCCATGGTCGGGCGTGCCCTGACCGCTCTCGACCGGGCGCCGCAGATCGCGGAGGCCAAGGACGCGGACCCCAAGGACGCCGACGGCCAGGACGGCGAACCGCAGGGCGTGGAGCCCAAGGGCGCGGAGGGATAGGCGCGTCGGCCGGCGTCAGCTCCCGACCGCGATCCGGAAGACGGGGTGGTCGGGGGCGATGCGGCGCAGCTCCTCGTCGGACGAGTCGGGACCGACGCCGCCGAAGAACACCCCGACCTCGGCCTTCCAGCGCTTGAGGTAGGCGCGCAGCAGCGGGACCTTGTCGTCGTCGGCGACCTCGACGGCGGTGAAGGCCTCCACCTTCTTGCCGAGGCGCAGCTCGCCGCCGCCGGCCGCCCGCATGTTGTGCGTCCACTGGACGTGACCGCGGGGGGCCACGAGGTACTGCTTCCCGTCCACGGTGAGCAGGTTGACCGGCGTCGTGCGCCACTCGCCGCTCTTGCGGCCCCGGACGGCCAGCACCCGCGAACCCCAGACGCTGAGGCCCCGCCTGGTCGTCCAGGCCACGGTGCGGTTGAGGATGTTGACGGTGAACCAGCCGGGCTTCTGGACATGTGTCGACACGGTGACCCCTTGAGATCCGTGGTGGGAGCGCCGCTCTCTTTTGTGAGCACTGCTCTCGCTTGAGGTAAGTCTGCCGGAGATGGGTGCCCAAAAGCAAGAGCACTGCTCTCGTATTTGTTCACCGCTCTCGTTTTGGAGCACCTGTTCCGATCGGGAGCGTCGCTCTCATCGCGGAGCGCTGCTCTCGTTTGTGTGCACTGCTCTGAAAACGTGGGAGACTGCCCCTCATGAGTACCGCACGAGGGGCACGCGCCCGAGCCAGGATCGAGGTCACGGCGGCCATCAAGGACGAGGCGCGCAGACAGCTCGCCGCGGACGGCGCCGCGAAGCTCTCCCTGCGGGCCGTGGCCCGCGAACTCGGGATGGTCTCCTCGGCGCTCTACCGCTACTTCCCCAGCCGCGACGACCTGCTCACGGCCCTCATCATCGACGCCTACAACTCCCTCGGCGAGGCCGCCGAGTCCGCGCACGCCGCCGTCGCCGAGGCCGGACCCCGGGCCCGCTGGATCGCCGTGTGTCTGGCGGCCCGCCGGTGGGCGCTGGCGCATCCGCACGAGTACGCGCTCATCTACGGCTCGCCCGTCCCCGGCTACGTCGCGCCGCAGGAGACCGTGCCGGCCGCAGCCCGGGTCGGGCTGCTGCTGATCGGCGTGGTGCGGGACGCGTACCGCGGCAAGGGCGTGGCGCGGTCCGCGCTGGCCGCGGACCTGACGGCCGAGGCGCGGCGGATGTCGGCGGATCTCGCGCCCGACCTGCCGCCCGATGTGATCGTGCCGCTGGTGGCCGCTTGGGCGCAGCTCTACGGGTTGATCGGGTTCGAGCTGTTCGGCCAGTTCAACCGTGTCGTCGAGGACCGCGAGCCGTTCTTCCGGCAGGCGGTGGGGAGGCTCGCGCACGACGTGGGGCTCGTCCATCCGGAGCCGGGCAGCGCCGTCTGAACCGCCCGGCACGGCGGAACGGGCGGTCCAGGCCGTACCCGACACCGGCCCGGCGCCCGCCGGGGTGCGCGCCCACCGCGCTCCCGTCGGGTTCCGTGTCGTACTCCCGGGGGAGTACGGGTGATCACCTCGCCCGGCGGACGCCGGGCGCGTGCCCGGCCGTCTAGCGTGACGGTCATGGAAGAGCAGCGCACGCCCGTGGCCCCGACGGGGGGCGGTCCGCCGTGGCGGCGGTACGGGCCGCCCGGCTGGGACCGCTGGAGCGAGGAGGAGCACGGCACGCGGTGGCCGTGGCGCTCCACGCTGCTGCTGACCGCCTTCGTGCTGCTCGGTTCGACCTTCGCCGCCCACGCCCAGCACGGCGACCGGCTCGGACTCGACGTCTTCGCGCGGGTGCTGCTGCTGACGGGTTCGGGGCTGCTGCTCTGGCGGCAGCGGTACCCGGTGGCGGTCGCGTTCGGCACGGCCACGGTCGCCTTGGTCTACGTCGCCGCGGGCTACCCCTACGGGCCGGTCTTCCTGCCGGTCGCCGTGGGCTGCTTCAGCGCGGTCGTCGCGGGTCACCGACGGGCCGCCTGGACCGCGATCGGGCTGCTCTGGGCGGGGCATCTGCTGGTGTCCCACTGGCTCTACCGCTGGTTGCCGCCGACGGGTGACCGTCCGCCGTCCTGGATGCAGGAGGTCGGCGTAGCGACCTGGGTAGTGGCGGTCGTCGCGCTGTCGGAACTGGTCCGGGTACGCCGTGAGCAGTGGTCCCGTGAACGGGCCGAACGGGCGCAGGCCGCCCGGCGCCGCGCGGACGAGGAGCGGCTGCGGATCGCCCGGGAACTGCATGACGTCCTCGCCCACAGCATCTCGGTCATCAACGTCCAGGCCGGCGTGGGTCTCGCCCTCCTCGACTCCGACCCCGAGCAGGCGCGGACCGCGCTCACCACCATCAAGGCGGCCAGCAAGGAGGCCCTCGGCGAGGTGCGTCAAGTGCTCGACACCCTGCGCGCGCCGGGTGAGGCACCGCGCACCCCGGCGCCCGGACTCGACCGGCTGCCCGAACTGGTCGAGCAGGCGGCGCGCGCCGGGCTGACGGTCGAGGTCCGGGGGGAGGCCCCCGCGTCGGCCCCCGGTACCGACCTGGCCGCGTTCCGCATCGTCCAGGAGGCGCTCACCAACGTCGTACGGCACTCGGGGTCGCGCCGCGCGCGTGTCCGGCTCGATCACGCCGGGGGCCTGCTGCGGCTCCTGATCGACGACGACGGGCCGGCCACCGGCGTGGACGCGGGCGGCAGCGGCAACGGGCTCGCCGGGATGCGGGAGCGGGCGGCGGCGCTCGGTGGCACGATCGAGGCGGGACCGCGCGACGACGGAGGGTTCCGTGTGCTGGCGGTGCTGCCGTGGAAGGCCAAGGAGGACCGGTGATCCGCGTACTGCTCGCCGACGACCAGTCGTTGGTCCGGGCCGGGTTCAAGGCGCTGCTCGACGCGCAACCGGACATCGAGGTGGCCGGGGAGGCCGCCGACGGTGCGGAGGCGGTGCGCTCCGTGCGTGAACTGCGCCCCGACGTCGTCCTGATGGACATCCGGATGCCCGTCCTGGACGGCCTCGCCGCGACCCGTCGCATCACCGGTGACGCCGGCCTGGGGGACGTGAAGGTGGTCATGCTCACCACCTTCGAACTCGACGAGTACGTCTTCGAGGCGATCCGTTCCGGCGCCTCCGGCTTCCTCGTCAAGGACACCGAGCCCGAGGAACTCCTGCGCGCCGTACGGGCGGTGGTCGGCGGCGACGCCCTGCTGTCGCCGGGAGTGACGCGGCGGCTGATCGCCGAGTTCGCGGCCCGCTCGAAGGAACCCGAGTCGGCCGCCTCGCTCGCCGAACTCACCGACCGGGAAAGGGAGGTGATGGCGCTCGTGGGCATCGGCCTCTCGAACGACGAGATCGCGCGGCGCCTGGTCGTCAGCCCCCTCACGGCCAAGACCCACGTCAGCCGCACGATGGTGAAGCTGGGCGCCCGCGACCGCGCCCAACTGGTCGTCCTCGCCTACGAGTCGGGCCTGGTGCGCCCGGGCTGGCTCGGCTGAGCGGCCGGGTTCCCGCCGTTGAAGCGGAACAGCACCGTGGCCACCCGGAGGGCGAAGACGGCGGCGGCCAGGCCGCCGCCCGCGGTCACGAGCATGCGGACGGTGTCCCGCGACAGGTCCAGGAAGAGGGCGGGTCCGGCGACGACCCCGAAGGCGACGGCGGCGACGAACGCTGCGCTGGCCAGGGCGTATCCGATCTCGACGGTGACGGCGTCCCGCTCGGCCTGACCGCGCCGCCCGCCCGTGCCGTCCCTGGCGCCGCGGTCGTGGTCCCTGGGATTCCCGTCGTTGTCCATCTCCTGAGTCAACCGTGCGGTGCCCGGTGGGGCAAGGCTCCACCGGGCACCGCGGGTCGGACGGTCTCGCTCGTCCTAGTCGCGGACGGGCACGCGCTCCTGCTCCGTCGTGCTCGGCAGGGAGCGGGCGACGACGACGGACTCCCGCGGACGCCGGGTGCGCAGGCCCGGCAGGGTGATCAGCAGCCCCGCGAGAGCGATGCCGGTCACCACCATCAGGCCGGGACGGTAGCTGTCCAGGACCGCCTGGGGCGATGACCCCTCCGAGGAGTTCGCGGTGACGGCCGCCGTGACGACGGCGAGGAAGATCGCGCCGCCGACCTGCACGGAGGTGTTCAGGAGACCAGAGACCATGCCCTGCTCGTGGTCGTCGACCCCGTTGGTCGCCTGGATGTTGAGGGACGGGAAGACCAGGGCGCAGGCGGCGCCGATCAGCAGCATGGTCGGCAGGATGACCGCCGCGTAGACGGGGTGGAGGTCGACGCGGAGGAACAGCGCGTAGCCCGCGACCATCAGGGCGAAGCCCGTCGCGATGAGGCGGGGAGTGCCGAACCGGTCGACGACCGCGCCCACCTTGGTGGAGGACAGCGCCACCAGAGCCCCGGCCGGCAGGAACGCCAGCGCGGTGTGCAGGGCCGACCAGCCGAGCAGCGACTGCATGTACAGGGTCACCAGGAACTGGAAGCCGACGTACGAGCCGAAGAACGCCATCGCGCCGAGCTGGGCCCGGACCTGGCTGCCGGAACGCAGCACGCCCAGCCGGATCAGCGGGCTCGGGCTGCGCCGCTCGACGCCGACGAAGGCGCTGAGCAGAACGGCGACGGCGGCGAAGGAGAGCAGCGTGCGGGCCGATCCCCAGCCGGCCTCGGGGGCCTGGACGACGGTGAAGACGAGCAGCAGCATCGAGGCCGTGCCGAGGACGGCGCCCGGGATGTCGTAGCCGCCGTGGTTCTTCTCGCGGTCGCTGCGCGGGATGAGCTTCAGGCCCACGAACAGGGCGACGAGGGCGATCGGCGCGGGCAGCAGCATGGTCAGCCGCCAGCTCGCCTCGGTGAGCAGGCCGGACAGGACGAGGCCCATGGAGAAGCCGGTGGCCGCGCAGGTGGTGTAGATGGACAGCGCGCGGTTGCGCAGCGGGCCCTCGGCGAAGGTCGTGGTGATGATCGACAGCCCCGCGGGAGCGGTGAAAGCGGCGCTCAGGCCCTTGATGAAGCGGCTGGCGATGAGCAGCGGTCCCGAGTCGACGAGTCCGCCGAGCACCGACGCGAGCGCGAAGACGGCCAGGGCCACCAGGAAGACCTGGCGGCGGCCGAGCAGGTCGGCGGCGCGTCCGCCGAGGAGGAGCAGTCCGCCGTATCCCAGGATGTAGCCGCTGACGATCCACTGGAGCGTCGAGGTGGAGAGGTGCAGTTCCGAACCGATGGACGGCAGGGCGACGCCGACCATCGACACGTCGAGGGCGTCCAGGAACATCGCCGCGCAGAGCACGAGCAGGGTTCCCCACAGCCGGGGAGTCCAGCGGTCCTGGGGTGTGGGACGGGTGAGCGGAGAGGTCATGAGGTCAGAGATTACATGCACGCGCATTCAATGCAAATGCATTTAATGACGATGCAACAAAGTGGATCGTTTGCTACGGTGCGGCCATGGCGGCGACGAATGCCGAGCAAGGGCTCGTGGACCAGTGGCGCGACATCCTCGCGGTGCATGCCCGCACGCTGTGCGAGCTCGACCGCGAACTGCACCGGCACGGTCTGGGTGCCAGTGACTTCGAGGTCCTCGACGTCCTGGCCGGGTGCGCCGCGTCGGACGGCGGTTCCTCCTACCGCGTCCAGGAGATCTCCGAGCGGGTCCACCTGAGCCAGAGCGCGCTGTCGCGCCTGATCGGACGTCTGGAGAAGGACGGCCTCGTGACGCGGGGGATGTGCGCGGAGGACAGGCGGGGCGTGCGCGTCTGCCTCACCGCCCGAGGGCGCCAACTCCACGGTGACGTGCTTCCGTTGCAGCGTGCCGTCCTCACGCGCATGCTGGCCGCCGGCCCTGCGGCCCCTGCGGCTGCCGCGCGGACCCGTCTCTGCCCCTGAAGTCGGCTCGGTACCGATCGCCCGGAGCCGGAGCCGGAGCCGGAATTGGCGCCGGAATTGGGATCGGAACCGGAGCGCGGAACCGGGGCATCGCCGGACGCCCGGTCCCTGAGCGGCCTCGTACCGGCGTCGTCAGTTCCAGGTGATCCCGGACGTCTCCCGCCAGAGCGCGGCGACTGAGGTATCGCCGGTCACGTGCGGGAACGGCGCGCGGTTCCACAGGGCGAGATAGAGGAGGTCGGCCGGTCCCGCCACCTCGCAGTCGGCGGGCGGTGCGTCCGCCGCGGACTCGGCACGGTCGTTCACCGGTGCCTGATCCGACAGCCGTACGGTCCACACGGCTCCCGGCATGTCGGTGGCCGTCACGCGCAGCACCCGTGGCTCCTCGCTGCGCACCCTGCTCGTCGGGCGCCCGTGAAAGCCGCGCAGCAGCTCGTCGATGCCGTCGACCGCGAACTCCGCCGCGACCGGCTCCCGTTCACCGCTCCGGGCCGACTCGGCGTCGATCCGGTGCACGGTGGTCTCGTGCGCCTGACGGCGGGCCCAGAAGGCGGGACCGGAGGGTGCCGGCAGAAAGCTCCAGCACCTGAGGTCCGGTGAGGCCCCGGCCAGTGTCTCCACGAGGCGGCCGTGTCCCTCGCGGAACCAGGCCAGGAGATCGTCGCCGTCCAGTTCCGGCAGGCCGCCGTCGGGCCGGTACGAGGTGTGGCCCTCGGCGACGAACGCGGTGGCCCAGCGGTGGACCATGCCGGTGTGCCGCACCAGATCCCTGATCCGCCACCCGGGGCAGGTCACCACCTCCGCGTCGACGCCCGCCGCCTCGGCGGCGGCGCGCAGCAACCGGCCCTCCCGGTCCAGGGTTTCCACGTGCTCGGCAGTCTTCATGCGGCGAGTCTGCACGATCGACCGCGGCCGGGGGAGGCGGTGGAGGACATGCGGCGGGGTGCCGCGTCGGGAAGGCCCGGCTGCGGGGGTGTTCACCCCGTGGCGGCCCGGCGCGTGGCGAATCCGATCAGCGCGGCCACCGCGGCGAGCACGGCGACACTGGTCAGCGCCGTCGGCAGGGAGTACCAGTCGGCCATGAATCCGATCGCGGGCGGTCCGAGCAGCATGCCCCCGTAGCCGAGGGTGGAGGCGACGGCGATACCGCTCGCCCCGGCGAGGGCGCCGGCCCGTTCGATCGCGACGGGGAAGATGTTGGCGAGGCCCAGGCCGGTGACGGCGAAGCCGAGCAGCGCCACCCCTACGGAGGGGGCGAGCGCGCCGAGCAGCATGCCGAGCGCGGCCGTCGTGCCGCCCGCCACGAGCGTGCGGGTGCGGCCGAGCCGTTCGAGCAGCGTCGTCCCGCTCAGCCGGCCGATCGTCATGGCGAGGGCGAAGCAGGAGTAGCCGGCGGCCGCGATCCCCGGGTGGGCCTCCAGGTCCTGCTCCAGGTGGAGCGCGCCCCAGTCCGCGAGCGCGCCCTCGCCGTACGCCGTGCACAGGGCGATGAGGCCGAACACGACGACGAGGCCCCGGGTGCGGCCTTCCAGGCGCCGGGGGGCCGCCCTGTCGTCGCTCCGGGGCCGGTCCGGAGGGACGGGCATGTCGTGGCGCAGCAGGGCGGGCCCGGCGAGGGCGATCACGAGCAGGCCGATGAGGGCGAGGGCCAGCAGGTGGCGCGTCGGGGACAGATGGGCGGCGACCAGCCCGCCGAGTCCCGCCCCGATCATGCCGCCCAGGCTGAACGCGGCGTGGAAGCTGGGCATCACCGGGCGCCGCAGCGCCGCCACGAGATCGACGGCCGCGCTGTTCATGGCGACGTTGATCCCGCCGTAGGCCATGCCGAACACGAGGAGCACGGCGGCCAGTGCGGCCGCCGAGTGGGTCAGCGGCGGCAGGACGACGCTGAGGCAGAGCAGGACGGCGCAGGCGAGGGTGACGGGGCGGCTGCCGTAACGCCGGCAGAGCTGCCCGGTGAAGACCATCGTCACGACGGCCCCGGCGGAGACACCGAGCAGGGCGAGGCCGAGCGCACTGGCCGAGGCGCCGGTCTGCTCCTTCACGGCGGGAATCCGTACGACCCATCCGGCGAAGACGAATCCGTCGAGGGCGAAGAACGTGGTGATCGCGACGCGGAGGCCGGTGAGGGTGGGATCCGGCACGACACTGTGCGGACGGGTTTTGTTTATTAGCGGCACAAACTCACGTTAGGCCGGTGCTCCGCCGAGAGCAAGGGAAGAAGAGGGGCGGCGACGGAGACGGCACTCCGTGCCGCGGTCCGCGGACGCCGTTCCGCGGATCAGGGGGCCTTGGACGGAGCACGGGCTCCCGCTCCCCGCGCCCGGAAGTCCGCGGTTCGCCGTCCCACCTGTCCGGACGGCGAACCGCGGTCCCGCCGGCGGGGTCAGGCCGCCGGAGCCGGGTACGTCGGGTACTCCACCCCGGACACGTGCTGCACCACGCGGATGACCTGGCAGGAGTAGCCGAACTCGTTGTCGTACCAGAGGTAGAGGATCGCGTTGTCGCCGTCCACCTTGGTGGCGCCCGCGTCGACGATCGAGGCGTGACGCGAGCCGATGAAGTCGCTCGACACCGCGTCGGGCGCGTTGGTGAAGTCGATCTGGCGCTTGAGCGGCGAGGTCAGCGAGACGTCACGGAGGTGGTCGAGGACCTCCTCGCGGGTCGTCTCGCGGCCCAGGCGCAGGCTCAGGATCGCGATCGACACGTCCGGAACCGGCACGCGGATCGAGCTGCCGGTGATCGGGGCGTCGAGGTCGGGCAGTGCCTTGGCGACCGCCGAGGCGGCGCCGGTCTCCGTGATGACCATGTTGA
The window above is part of the Streptomyces sp. NBC_01428 genome. Proteins encoded here:
- a CDS encoding dipeptidase; its protein translation is MSSNPVAETVASLMPRAKAELTELVAFKSVADFDQYPRSESEGAANWIADALRSEGFEDVALLDTPDGTQSVYGFLPGPDGAKTVLLYAHYDVQPPLDEAAWATPPFDLVERDGRWYGRGSADCKGGVIMHLLALRALKANGGVPVHVKVIVEGSEEQGTGGLERYAEEHPELLTADTIVIGDAGNFRAGLPTVTATLRGMTLVRVQVDTLEGNLHSGQFGGAAPDALAALIRLLDSLRDRDGSTTVDGLDAASVWDGLQYEDQAFREDAKVLDGVELIGSGTVADRLWARPSVTVLGIDCPPVVGATPSVQAGARALVSLRVPPGVDAGEATKLLQAHIEAHTPWGARVTTEQIGQGQAFRADTSSPAYASMAAAMAVAYPGQEMQSSGMGGSIPLCNTLASLYPETEILLIGLSEPEAQIHAVNESVSPDELERLSVSEALFLQNYAAS
- a CDS encoding geranylgeranyl reductase family protein, with translation MSSENSSADDVRRAADDGQQVWDVVVVGAGPAGASAAYAAAVAGRSVLLLEKAELPRYKTCGGGIIGPSRDALPPGFELPFKDRVHAVTFSMDGRFARTRRSRQMLFGLINRPEFDQQLVEYAQKAGAELRTGATVSRVEQHGSAVPDRRTVAVVLQGGETVLARAVVGADGSASRIGAHVGVKLDQVDLGLEAEIPVPETVAEDWRGRVLIDWGPMPGSYGWVFPKGDTLTVGVISARGEGAATKRYLEDFIARLGLAGFEPSISSGHLTRCRADDSPLSRGRVLVCGDAAGLLEPWTREGISFALRSGRLAGEWAVRIAEAHDAVDARRQALNYAFAIKAGLGVEMSVGKRLLAAFERRPGVFHAGLTGIRPVWKAFTGITRGSTTLGEIVRSRPMVGRALTALDRAPQIAEAKDADPKDADGQDGEPQGVEPKGAEG
- a CDS encoding nitroreductase family deazaflavin-dependent oxidoreductase; this translates as MSTHVQKPGWFTVNILNRTVAWTTRRGLSVWGSRVLAVRGRKSGEWRTTPVNLLTVDGKQYLVAPRGHVQWTHNMRAAGGGELRLGKKVEAFTAVEVADDDKVPLLRAYLKRWKAEVGVFFGGVGPDSSDEELRRIAPDHPVFRIAVGS
- a CDS encoding TetR/AcrR family transcriptional regulator, with the translated sequence MSTARGARARARIEVTAAIKDEARRQLAADGAAKLSLRAVARELGMVSSALYRYFPSRDDLLTALIIDAYNSLGEAAESAHAAVAEAGPRARWIAVCLAARRWALAHPHEYALIYGSPVPGYVAPQETVPAAARVGLLLIGVVRDAYRGKGVARSALAADLTAEARRMSADLAPDLPPDVIVPLVAAWAQLYGLIGFELFGQFNRVVEDREPFFRQAVGRLAHDVGLVHPEPGSAV
- a CDS encoding sensor histidine kinase produces the protein MEEQRTPVAPTGGGPPWRRYGPPGWDRWSEEEHGTRWPWRSTLLLTAFVLLGSTFAAHAQHGDRLGLDVFARVLLLTGSGLLLWRQRYPVAVAFGTATVALVYVAAGYPYGPVFLPVAVGCFSAVVAGHRRAAWTAIGLLWAGHLLVSHWLYRWLPPTGDRPPSWMQEVGVATWVVAVVALSELVRVRREQWSRERAERAQAARRRADEERLRIARELHDVLAHSISVINVQAGVGLALLDSDPEQARTALTTIKAASKEALGEVRQVLDTLRAPGEAPRTPAPGLDRLPELVEQAARAGLTVEVRGEAPASAPGTDLAAFRIVQEALTNVVRHSGSRRARVRLDHAGGLLRLLIDDDGPATGVDAGGSGNGLAGMRERAAALGGTIEAGPRDDGGFRVLAVLPWKAKEDR
- a CDS encoding response regulator; this encodes MIRVLLADDQSLVRAGFKALLDAQPDIEVAGEAADGAEAVRSVRELRPDVVLMDIRMPVLDGLAATRRITGDAGLGDVKVVMLTTFELDEYVFEAIRSGASGFLVKDTEPEELLRAVRAVVGGDALLSPGVTRRLIAEFAARSKEPESAASLAELTDREREVMALVGIGLSNDEIARRLVVSPLTAKTHVSRTMVKLGARDRAQLVVLAYESGLVRPGWLG
- a CDS encoding DUF6332 family protein; amino-acid sequence: MDNDGNPRDHDRGARDGTGGRRGQAERDAVTVEIGYALASAAFVAAVAFGVVAGPALFLDLSRDTVRMLVTAGGGLAAAVFALRVATVLFRFNGGNPAAQPSQPGRTRPDS
- a CDS encoding MFS transporter; its protein translation is MTSPLTRPTPQDRWTPRLWGTLLVLCAAMFLDALDVSMVGVALPSIGSELHLSTSTLQWIVSGYILGYGGLLLLGGRAADLLGRRQVFLVALAVFALASVLGGLVDSGPLLIASRFIKGLSAAFTAPAGLSIITTTFAEGPLRNRALSIYTTCAATGFSMGLVLSGLLTEASWRLTMLLPAPIALVALFVGLKLIPRSDREKNHGGYDIPGAVLGTASMLLLVFTVVQAPEAGWGSARTLLSFAAVAVLLSAFVGVERRSPSPLIRLGVLRSGSQVRAQLGAMAFFGSYVGFQFLVTLYMQSLLGWSALHTALAFLPAGALVALSSTKVGAVVDRFGTPRLIATGFALMVAGYALFLRVDLHPVYAAVILPTMLLIGAACALVFPSLNIQATNGVDDHEQGMVSGLLNTSVQVGGAIFLAVVTAAVTANSSEGSSPQAVLDSYRPGLMVVTGIALAGLLITLPGLRTRRPRESVVVARSLPSTTEQERVPVRD
- a CDS encoding MarR family winged helix-turn-helix transcriptional regulator, whose amino-acid sequence is MAATNAEQGLVDQWRDILAVHARTLCELDRELHRHGLGASDFEVLDVLAGCAASDGGSSYRVQEISERVHLSQSALSRLIGRLEKDGLVTRGMCAEDRRGVRVCLTARGRQLHGDVLPLQRAVLTRMLAAGPAAPAAAARTRLCP
- a CDS encoding maleylpyruvate isomerase family mycothiol-dependent enzyme; the encoded protein is MKTAEHVETLDREGRLLRAAAEAAGVDAEVVTCPGWRIRDLVRHTGMVHRWATAFVAEGHTSYRPDGGLPELDGDDLLAWFREGHGRLVETLAGASPDLRCWSFLPAPSGPAFWARRQAHETTVHRIDAESARSGEREPVAAEFAVDGIDELLRGFHGRPTSRVRSEEPRVLRVTATDMPGAVWTVRLSDQAPVNDRAESAADAPPADCEVAGPADLLYLALWNRAPFPHVTGDTSVAALWRETSGITWN
- a CDS encoding MFS transporter — encoded protein: MPDPTLTGLRVAITTFFALDGFVFAGWVVRIPAVKEQTGASASALGLALLGVSAGAVVTMVFTGQLCRRYGSRPVTLACAVLLCLSVVLPPLTHSAAALAAVLLVFGMAYGGINVAMNSAAVDLVAALRRPVMPSFHAAFSLGGMIGAGLGGLVAAHLSPTRHLLALALIGLLVIALAGPALLRHDMPVPPDRPRSDDRAAPRRLEGRTRGLVVVFGLIALCTAYGEGALADWGALHLEQDLEAHPGIAAAGYSCFALAMTIGRLSGTTLLERLGRTRTLVAGGTTAALGMLLGALAPSVGVALLGFAVTGLGLANIFPVAIERAGALAGASGIAVASTLGYGGMLLGPPAIGFMADWYSLPTALTSVAVLAAVAALIGFATRRAATG